ATGCCGGCGCGGCCTGCCGGGTCCGGAAGGTCGGGAACAGTTCCGGACGTCCGGACGTCCACGGAAAAGGAGGCGTCAGCGGCCGGGACCGCGATGAGAAGCAGGGCTGCCAGAGCGGAGCCGCAAGCCTTGGAAATTTGGGTTAGGGAACGTGTCATGTGCATATGTTGAGAGGTTTGTAGTTGGATTCCGGGAAAAATCAGGGGAGGGTGACGCTCCACACTTCAGGAGAGCGCCTTCCGGGTTTGAGTTCTCCGTTCACGACCGCAAAACGGCCCTGCCACGCGCAGCACGGAAGGACTGCCCTGGGCGCGGCGATGGAACCTGCGTCGTGCCATGTCATGTCTGCCGTGTCCAGGCACAGAGATTGGTTGTTGAAGCCGGGATTAGTTTGCGGAGTGTATTTTTTCCCGGAGCCGTCATCCCCCCCAAGCAGGTAAATGACGCCGTTCCTGGAAACCGGGGCCGGAGTAGGGGCTGCGGCAATGGCGTAAGGCATGTCCGGCAGGCGCGTCCATCCGTGTTCCGGGGTATAGCTCCATGCTTCCTTCAGCAATTCCCGGACCTGTTTGCCGTCCTGCTCCCTCAGGCCGATGCCGCCGAGCACGTACAGGGTTCCATCTGTTGCGGCCATTTGATGCAGGAAGCGGCCGCGGCCCGGCAGCGGGTCCTGTTCCAGCCATCCCTGTTCCGGCCGGCGTGTGTCCAGCATGAA
This region of Akkermansia muciniphila genomic DNA includes:
- a CDS encoding Kelch repeat-containing protein gives rise to the protein MSRYSSSWTPLPSLPDPEGFAGMYAGTCGEIMICAGGTNFPEKPMLEGGPKTWTDRVFTLSPKENAWKEAGTLPVPYAYGASASVREGLLCIGGCDREGHRKDVYLLNAADGTVTTRPFPSLPIALAYTAAAVLDGKVYLTGGCERPGEQDCTNRVFMLDTRRPEQGWLEQDPLPGRGRFLHQMAATDGTLYVLGGIGLREQDGKQVRELLKEAWSYTPEHGWTRLPDMPYAIAAAPTPAPVSRNGVIYLLGGDDGSGKKYTPQTNPGFNNQSLCLDTADMTWHDAGSIAAPRAVLPCCAWQGRFAVVNGELKPGRRSPEVWSVTLP